One part of the Anaeromyxobacter sp. Fw109-5 genome encodes these proteins:
- a CDS encoding GNAT family N-acetyltransferase: MRVRPLTDVDLAGCLDLFEAVAREGRWLATEPPIDRREVSARWRALVETGEGTLLLAEEDDGTGPLGLAAMVGRSSPELGMLVAEGHRRRGVGDALLDACVAWARGIGAREVVLHVFPHNTGAVALYRKHGFEERGVLRRAYPRRSGERWDAIRMVKPLQPPLG; encoded by the coding sequence GTGCGCGTGCGGCCCCTGACGGACGTGGATCTCGCGGGCTGCCTCGACCTTTTCGAGGCGGTCGCGCGGGAGGGGCGCTGGCTCGCCACGGAGCCGCCCATCGATCGCCGCGAGGTGTCCGCCCGCTGGCGCGCCCTCGTCGAGACCGGCGAGGGGACGCTGCTGCTCGCCGAGGAGGACGACGGGACGGGGCCCCTCGGGCTCGCCGCGATGGTGGGCCGCTCCTCGCCCGAGCTCGGCATGCTGGTCGCGGAGGGTCACCGCCGGCGCGGCGTCGGCGACGCGCTGCTCGACGCCTGCGTCGCCTGGGCGCGCGGCATCGGCGCGCGCGAGGTGGTGCTCCACGTCTTCCCGCACAACACGGGCGCGGTCGCGCTGTACCGGAAGCACGGCTTCGAGGAGCGGGGCGTCTTGCGGCGCGCGTATCCGCGACGCAGCGGCGAGCGCTGGGACGCCATCCGGATGGTGAAGCCGCTCCAGCCGCCGCTCGGCTGA
- a CDS encoding PspC domain-containing protein, whose amino-acid sequence MICPYCRTENLPGATRCAACTSWMVERPPTRDWMRAREGRIIAGVSRGLANRFGVPCAAVRLVFLLSILFGGWGILAYVALWIAMPLEPLALPPATIERREPEAVQRG is encoded by the coding sequence ATGATCTGCCCCTACTGCCGAACCGAGAACCTGCCCGGCGCCACCCGCTGCGCCGCCTGCACGAGCTGGATGGTCGAGCGGCCGCCGACGCGCGACTGGATGCGCGCGCGGGAGGGCCGGATCATCGCCGGCGTGTCGCGCGGCCTCGCGAACCGCTTCGGCGTGCCCTGCGCCGCGGTGCGGCTGGTGTTCCTGCTCTCGATCCTGTTCGGCGGGTGGGGGATCCTCGCGTACGTCGCGCTCTGGATCGCCATGCCGCTCGAGCCGCTCGCGCTGCCGCCCGCGACCATCGAGCGGAGGGAGCCGGAGGCGGTGCAGCGGGGGTGA
- a CDS encoding respiratory chain complex I subunit 1 family protein — protein MTPPMLLLRTLLHLAALLAVPPLLLGVVNRTKSIFAGRAGPPLLQPYFDLAKLLRKGAVYSRTTTWVFRAGPIVGLAAVASAGLLLSMGGAPAALSFAGDFVLFAYLLGLARFFTALAALDTGSAFEGMGAAREVTFASLAEPALFLCLLVLARATGTLSLSGMLGPALPGAWGTAAPALLLAAISLFVIALAENSRIPVDDPNTHLELTMIHEVMVLDHGGPDLAFILYGAALKLFLFGAILSRLVLGRGDGALAAEALFFLGVAVFAVAVGVVESVMARLRIVRVPQLLVGASVLSVFALVLLLR, from the coding sequence GTGACCCCGCCCATGCTCCTCCTGCGCACCCTCCTCCACCTCGCCGCGCTGCTCGCCGTGCCGCCGCTCCTGCTCGGCGTCGTGAACCGCACGAAGTCGATCTTCGCGGGACGCGCGGGGCCGCCGCTCCTCCAGCCCTACTTCGACCTCGCGAAGCTCCTCCGCAAGGGCGCGGTGTACAGCCGGACGACGACCTGGGTGTTCCGCGCCGGCCCGATCGTCGGCCTCGCGGCCGTCGCGTCGGCCGGGCTGCTCCTCTCCATGGGCGGCGCCCCCGCCGCGCTCTCCTTCGCCGGCGACTTCGTGCTGTTCGCGTACCTGCTCGGCCTCGCGCGCTTCTTCACCGCCCTCGCCGCCCTCGACACGGGCTCCGCGTTCGAGGGCATGGGCGCCGCCCGCGAGGTGACGTTCGCGAGCCTCGCCGAGCCGGCGCTGTTCCTGTGCCTGCTCGTGCTCGCGCGCGCGACCGGCACGCTCTCGCTCTCGGGGATGCTCGGCCCGGCGCTGCCCGGCGCGTGGGGAACCGCCGCACCGGCGCTCCTCCTCGCCGCCATCAGCCTCTTCGTCATCGCGCTCGCCGAGAACTCGCGCATCCCGGTGGACGACCCGAACACCCACCTCGAGCTCACCATGATCCACGAGGTGATGGTGCTCGATCACGGCGGGCCGGATCTCGCCTTCATCCTCTACGGCGCCGCGCTCAAGCTCTTCCTGTTCGGCGCGATCCTCTCCCGCCTGGTCCTCGGCCGCGGCGACGGCGCGCTGGCCGCCGAGGCGCTCTTCTTCCTCGGCGTCGCGGTCTTCGCCGTGGCCGTCGGCGTCGTGGAGTCGGTGATGGCCCGGCTGCGCATCGTGCGCGTGCCGCAGCTCCTCGTGGGCGCCTCGGTCCTCTCGGTGTTCGCGCTCGTCCTCCTGCTCCGGTGA
- a CDS encoding class I SAM-dependent methyltransferase — protein sequence MSAPNPWTVVQAADYERHMGPEGLDQRGALAAIFQETYLAAQPGRLLVLGCGAGNGLEHVDPSVTARVVGVDVNLQYLGIARQRFFHLGPRLELYCAEAERFRAAPGAFDLVHVPLLLEYVFAEVLVRRVAEWLAEGGSCTTIVELPGGDGPEAPSKALRLIERAKRRVPPAELEQLFEHYGLPLRRERTVPLSHGHRFWVGSFGRPLK from the coding sequence ATGAGCGCGCCCAATCCGTGGACCGTCGTGCAGGCCGCCGACTACGAGCGGCACATGGGGCCGGAGGGCCTCGACCAGCGCGGCGCGCTCGCCGCCATCTTCCAGGAGACCTACCTCGCGGCGCAGCCGGGACGGCTGCTCGTCCTCGGCTGCGGGGCCGGCAACGGCCTCGAGCACGTCGATCCCTCCGTCACGGCGCGCGTGGTGGGCGTGGACGTGAACCTGCAGTACCTCGGGATCGCCCGGCAGCGCTTCTTCCACCTCGGGCCGAGGCTGGAGCTCTACTGCGCCGAGGCGGAGCGGTTCCGCGCCGCGCCCGGCGCGTTCGACCTGGTGCACGTGCCGCTCCTCCTCGAGTACGTCTTCGCGGAGGTGCTCGTCCGCCGCGTCGCGGAGTGGCTCGCGGAGGGCGGGAGCTGCACGACGATCGTGGAGCTGCCCGGCGGGGACGGTCCGGAGGCGCCGTCGAAGGCGCTGCGGCTCATCGAGCGGGCGAAGCGGCGCGTGCCGCCGGCCGAGCTGGAGCAGCTCTTCGAGCACTACGGGCTCCCGCTGCGGCGGGAGCGGACCGTCCCCCTCTCGCACGGACACCGCTTCTGGGTGGGCTCGTTCGGACGGCCGCTGAAATAG
- a CDS encoding proton-conducting transporter membrane subunit yields MSLFLAALVLLLAGGAAALALSARPRLALAVGSASAAAGSALGLLGAFPALRAPPAAWEAAWRVPNGALALGLDPLSAVFAVAIFALGLAAAVFGAGYMRAHLARRSLGAFLFSFNVLLASMALLVAARQALLFIVAWEAMTVSSFLLVGLEHEDGAVRMATRTYLVASHLGAAFLFALFLTLGHAAGSLRFEAFAALGAGARGALPATLLFAFALVGFGTKAGLVPLHVWLPEAHPAAPSHVSALMSGVLVKMGIYGILRALSFLPPAPVGHGLALAAVGLLGAVAALLLALGQRDLKRILAYSTVENVGLVAFGLGVGLAGAAAGAPTVAALGVAGALLHVWNHALMKGLAFMGAGAVVHGAGTRDVERMGGLLRRMPVSAGLLVLAAAALAALPPLNGFLSEWLLYLGLLDGGRGATPGLALLAYLALAVLALVGALAAVVFTRLVGAALLGSPRSAAAAAAHEGGPLLLAPLALLAAANVAVALFPGQALALLTPAAALVLRVPEAQLALALAPAVASLEGPLRLGLAVLVAAGVTAHLVSRRLLARRDVRASETWGCGFVGGSPRVQYTAASLAELALEAMAPRPLRPTARVEVPQGVFPRAARFALEADDPARARVFEPAFRRVGEAFGRLRRFQQSRLHLQLLYTVLAVLALSALLLLHGRGP; encoded by the coding sequence GTGAGCCTCTTCCTCGCCGCGCTCGTCCTCCTCCTCGCCGGCGGCGCCGCCGCCCTCGCCCTCTCGGCGCGCCCGCGCCTCGCGCTCGCCGTCGGCAGCGCCTCCGCCGCCGCCGGGTCCGCGCTGGGGCTCCTCGGCGCCTTCCCCGCGCTCCGCGCGCCCCCCGCCGCGTGGGAGGCCGCCTGGAGGGTGCCGAACGGCGCGCTCGCGCTCGGGCTCGACCCGCTCTCGGCGGTGTTCGCGGTGGCGATCTTCGCGCTCGGGCTCGCCGCGGCCGTGTTCGGGGCGGGCTACATGCGCGCCCACCTCGCCCGCCGCTCGCTCGGCGCGTTCCTCTTCTCCTTCAACGTCCTCCTCGCCTCGATGGCGCTGCTCGTCGCCGCGCGCCAGGCCCTCCTCTTCATCGTCGCCTGGGAGGCGATGACCGTCTCGTCGTTCCTCCTCGTCGGGCTCGAGCACGAGGACGGGGCGGTGCGGATGGCGACGCGCACGTACCTCGTCGCCTCGCACCTCGGGGCCGCGTTCCTCTTCGCCCTCTTCCTCACGCTGGGCCACGCCGCCGGGTCGCTCCGCTTCGAGGCCTTCGCCGCGCTCGGCGCCGGCGCCCGCGGCGCGCTCCCGGCGACGCTCCTGTTCGCCTTCGCCCTCGTGGGGTTCGGCACGAAGGCCGGCCTCGTCCCCCTCCACGTCTGGCTCCCCGAGGCCCACCCGGCGGCGCCGAGCCACGTGTCGGCGCTCATGTCCGGCGTGCTCGTGAAGATGGGGATCTACGGCATCCTGCGGGCGCTCTCGTTCCTGCCGCCCGCGCCGGTGGGCCACGGCCTCGCGCTCGCCGCCGTCGGGCTCCTCGGCGCGGTGGCGGCGCTGCTCCTCGCGCTCGGGCAGCGCGATCTGAAGCGGATCCTGGCCTACTCCACGGTCGAGAACGTCGGGCTCGTCGCCTTCGGCCTCGGCGTCGGCCTCGCCGGCGCCGCCGCCGGCGCCCCCACGGTGGCGGCGCTGGGCGTCGCCGGCGCGCTGCTCCACGTGTGGAACCACGCCCTCATGAAGGGGCTCGCCTTCATGGGCGCCGGCGCGGTGGTGCACGGGGCGGGCACGCGCGACGTGGAGCGGATGGGCGGGCTCCTCCGGCGAATGCCGGTGAGCGCGGGCCTGCTCGTGCTCGCGGCCGCCGCCCTCGCCGCGCTGCCGCCGCTGAACGGCTTCCTGTCCGAGTGGCTCCTCTACCTCGGGCTGCTCGACGGCGGCCGCGGCGCGACCCCGGGGCTCGCCCTGCTCGCCTACCTCGCGCTCGCCGTCCTCGCGCTCGTCGGCGCGCTCGCGGCGGTGGTGTTCACGCGGCTCGTCGGCGCGGCGCTCCTCGGCAGCCCGCGCAGCGCGGCGGCGGCGGCGGCCCACGAGGGCGGCCCGCTCCTCCTCGCGCCGCTCGCCCTCCTCGCCGCCGCGAACGTCGCCGTCGCGCTCTTCCCCGGCCAGGCCCTCGCGCTCCTCACGCCGGCGGCCGCGCTCGTCCTGCGCGTCCCGGAGGCGCAGCTCGCCCTCGCCCTCGCCCCCGCCGTCGCCTCGCTCGAGGGGCCGCTCCGCCTCGGGCTCGCCGTGCTCGTCGCGGCGGGGGTCACGGCTCACCTCGTCTCGCGGCGCCTCCTCGCGCGCCGGGACGTGCGCGCCTCCGAGACCTGGGGCTGCGGATTCGTGGGAGGGAGCCCGCGCGTGCAGTACACCGCGGCGTCCCTCGCCGAGCTCGCGCTCGAGGCCATGGCGCCGCGCCCGCTCCGCCCCACCGCCCGCGTCGAGGTCCCCCAGGGCGTGTTCCCGCGCGCCGCCCGCTTCGCGCTCGAGGCGGACGATCCGGCCCGCGCGCGCGTGTTCGAGCCGGCGTTCCGCCGGGTCGGGGAGGCGTTCGGACGGCTGCGCCGCTTCCAGCAGTCGCGCCTGCACCTGCAGCTCCTCTACACGGTGCTCGCGGTCCTCGCCCTCTCGGCCCTCCTCCTCCTCCACGGGCGAGGCCCATGA
- a CDS encoding proton-conducting transporter membrane subunit — translation MTISVVLAAVALPAASGLAAAALRARPAAGQAVACAALCAGAALGMVAAGAALLGGDVSAPGLGLRVDALSAIFLLPICAVSALGAIYGLGYHRQAALGARSVRLQIFYGLTTAGMVLLVSATSAIVFLVGWEVMALGGFLLVHTDHERAEVQRAAFVYLAATHVGTLALFALFALLRQATGTFDLGGMAGLSGSGPVARGAFALALLGFGMKAGVMPLHFWLPGAHAAAPSHVSALMSGVLIKTGVYGLLRVTGLFDAPPAAWGTALLVLGGASAVLGVAFALAQHDLKRLLAYHSVENVGIIVLGAGLALLGRARGEPALVALGLGGAALHVVNHALFKSLLFLGAGAVQHATGTRELDQLGGLARPMRATATLFLVGAAAISGLPPLNGFVSEWLVYLGFLAAMERGGDDLLAFAVLGVPALALVGGLAAACFAKVVGVVFLGSPRTAHARAAHEAPRAMLVPMAVLAAACAAIGLAPAAVLPALVRAASAWSRLDPAILAGDAARASAAAWRVSAVAAALLLVAGGMVLLRRRLGAPRAPGVETWSCGYSAPTARMQYTGSSFAEALVRRFSWAIFPRGEPPRLGGPFPGEAAFHTEVPDTVLDLALAPGARAVRWLATQAHLLYLRRIQFQVLLVLATLVAVLAWGFVW, via the coding sequence ATGACGATCTCCGTCGTCCTCGCCGCCGTCGCCCTCCCCGCCGCGAGCGGGCTCGCCGCGGCCGCGCTGCGCGCGCGGCCTGCCGCGGGCCAGGCCGTCGCGTGCGCGGCGCTGTGCGCGGGGGCGGCGCTGGGGATGGTGGCGGCGGGGGCGGCGCTCCTCGGCGGGGACGTCTCGGCGCCCGGCCTGGGGCTGCGCGTCGACGCCCTCTCGGCGATCTTCCTTCTGCCCATCTGCGCGGTCTCGGCGCTCGGCGCGATCTACGGGCTCGGCTACCACCGGCAGGCGGCGCTCGGCGCGCGCTCGGTGCGCCTGCAGATCTTCTACGGCCTGACCACGGCCGGGATGGTGCTCCTCGTCTCCGCGACGAGCGCGATCGTCTTCCTCGTGGGCTGGGAGGTGATGGCCCTCGGCGGCTTCCTGCTCGTCCACACCGACCACGAGCGAGCGGAGGTGCAGCGCGCCGCCTTCGTCTACCTCGCCGCCACGCACGTCGGGACCCTCGCGCTGTTCGCGCTCTTCGCGCTGCTGCGGCAGGCGACGGGCACCTTCGACCTCGGTGGGATGGCGGGGCTCTCCGGCTCGGGGCCGGTGGCGCGCGGCGCCTTCGCGCTCGCGCTCCTCGGCTTCGGCATGAAGGCGGGGGTCATGCCGCTCCACTTCTGGCTCCCCGGCGCGCACGCGGCGGCGCCCTCGCACGTCTCGGCGCTCATGTCCGGGGTGCTCATCAAGACCGGCGTCTACGGGCTCCTGCGCGTGACCGGCCTCTTCGACGCCCCGCCCGCCGCGTGGGGCACGGCGCTCCTCGTGCTGGGCGGCGCCTCGGCGGTGCTCGGCGTCGCGTTCGCGCTGGCGCAGCACGACCTGAAGCGGCTGCTCGCCTACCACAGCGTCGAGAACGTCGGGATCATCGTGCTCGGCGCGGGCCTCGCCCTCCTCGGGCGGGCGCGGGGAGAGCCCGCGCTCGTCGCGCTGGGGCTCGGAGGCGCCGCGCTGCACGTCGTGAATCACGCGCTCTTCAAGTCCCTCCTGTTCCTCGGCGCGGGGGCCGTCCAGCACGCGACGGGCACGCGAGAGCTCGACCAGCTCGGCGGCCTCGCCCGCCCCATGCGCGCGACCGCCACCCTGTTCCTCGTGGGCGCGGCGGCGATCAGCGGGCTGCCGCCCCTGAACGGCTTCGTCTCGGAGTGGCTGGTCTACCTGGGGTTCCTGGCCGCGATGGAGCGGGGCGGGGACGACCTCCTCGCGTTCGCGGTGCTGGGCGTGCCGGCGCTCGCGCTCGTGGGCGGGCTCGCCGCCGCGTGCTTCGCGAAGGTCGTGGGGGTCGTGTTCCTCGGCAGCCCGCGGACCGCGCACGCGCGGGCGGCGCACGAGGCGCCGCGCGCGATGCTCGTCCCCATGGCGGTCCTCGCCGCCGCCTGCGCCGCCATCGGCCTCGCCCCGGCCGCCGTCCTCCCTGCCCTCGTGCGGGCAGCCTCGGCCTGGTCGCGCCTCGATCCCGCGATCCTCGCCGGCGACGCGGCGCGCGCGAGCGCCGCGGCCTGGCGGGTGAGCGCCGTCGCCGCCGCGCTCCTCCTGGTGGCCGGCGGGATGGTCCTCCTCCGCCGGCGCCTCGGCGCCCCGCGGGCACCCGGCGTCGAGACCTGGAGCTGCGGCTACTCGGCGCCGACCGCGCGCATGCAGTACACCGGCTCCTCGTTCGCGGAGGCGCTCGTGCGCCGGTTCTCGTGGGCGATCTTCCCTCGCGGCGAGCCCCCGCGCCTCGGCGGGCCCTTCCCGGGCGAGGCGGCGTTCCACACCGAGGTGCCGGACACGGTCCTCGACCTGGCGCTCGCCCCCGGCGCGCGCGCCGTCCGGTGGCTCGCGACGCAGGCCCACCTCCTCTACCTGCGCCGCATCCAGTTCCAGGTGCTGCTCGTCCTCGCGACGCTCGTCGCGGTCCTCGCCTGGGGATTCGTCTGGTGA
- a CDS encoding NADH-quinone oxidoreductase subunit C codes for MNEPLHDPRPRAHDVLEAWNGEALDARAVPVHAVPRFRALVLEALAGGGRLAALFGRPAEGRVLLTAVLADDPEGKLALLSTVVDGAYPSLSAEAPAAQAFERELAEQYGVRPEGHPWLKPLRFEPPLRQVRDAFGRRDPTATIPGEYPFFAVEGEEVHEVAVGPVHAGIIEPGHFRFQCHGEQVFHLEIVLGYQHRGIEPMLAGGPDRRSLALVESIAGDTVVGHGLAHVKALESLAGRPPPARAMALRGVALELERLANHVGDLGALAGDVGFLPTASYCGALRAEFLNATAEICGNRFGRGLLVPGGVRFDLEEPAALALAERVRRAWDQTRRAAGLFFEAPSARARLEGTGTVSRETARALGLVGPAARASGVDRDVRRDHAFGIYRFVHVPVVTADTGDVFARAWIRLLECERSAAFAVSQLESLPESGVREPAGALAPRSLVVSMVEGWRGEIAHVAVTDEHGRLARYKVKDPSFHNWLGLAMALRGGQISDFPLCNKSFNLSYAGHDL; via the coding sequence ATGAACGAACCTCTTCACGATCCGCGGCCGCGCGCGCACGACGTCCTCGAGGCGTGGAACGGCGAGGCGCTGGACGCCCGCGCCGTGCCGGTCCACGCCGTCCCCCGCTTCCGCGCCCTCGTCCTCGAGGCGCTCGCCGGCGGCGGCCGGCTCGCCGCGCTCTTCGGGCGCCCGGCCGAGGGGCGCGTCCTCCTCACCGCCGTTCTCGCCGACGATCCGGAGGGGAAGCTCGCGCTCCTGTCGACCGTGGTGGACGGCGCGTACCCGTCGCTCTCCGCCGAGGCGCCCGCGGCGCAGGCCTTCGAGCGCGAGCTCGCGGAGCAGTACGGCGTGCGCCCCGAGGGCCACCCCTGGCTGAAGCCGCTGCGCTTCGAGCCGCCGCTGCGCCAGGTGCGGGACGCCTTCGGCCGCCGCGATCCGACGGCGACCATCCCCGGCGAGTACCCGTTCTTCGCGGTGGAGGGCGAGGAGGTGCACGAGGTCGCGGTCGGCCCGGTGCACGCCGGCATCATCGAGCCCGGCCACTTCCGCTTCCAGTGCCACGGCGAGCAGGTGTTCCACCTCGAGATCGTCCTCGGGTACCAGCACCGCGGGATCGAGCCCATGCTCGCGGGCGGCCCCGACCGGCGGTCGCTCGCGCTCGTCGAGTCGATCGCCGGCGACACCGTGGTCGGCCACGGGCTCGCGCACGTGAAGGCGCTCGAGTCCCTCGCCGGACGGCCCCCGCCGGCCCGGGCGATGGCGCTCCGCGGCGTCGCCCTCGAGCTGGAGCGGCTCGCGAACCACGTCGGCGACCTCGGCGCGCTCGCGGGCGACGTCGGCTTCCTGCCGACCGCCTCCTACTGCGGCGCGCTCCGCGCCGAGTTCCTGAACGCCACCGCGGAGATCTGCGGCAACCGCTTCGGCCGCGGCCTGCTCGTGCCCGGCGGCGTCCGCTTCGACCTCGAGGAGCCCGCGGCGCTGGCGCTGGCGGAGCGCGTGCGGCGCGCGTGGGATCAGACGCGGCGCGCGGCGGGGCTGTTCTTCGAGGCGCCGTCCGCGCGCGCCCGGCTCGAGGGCACCGGCACCGTCTCGCGCGAGACCGCCCGCGCCCTCGGCCTCGTCGGACCCGCGGCGCGGGCGAGCGGCGTCGATCGCGACGTGCGGCGCGATCACGCCTTCGGCATCTACCGGTTCGTGCACGTCCCGGTGGTCACCGCGGACACCGGCGACGTGTTCGCCCGCGCGTGGATCCGGCTCCTCGAGTGCGAGCGGAGCGCCGCGTTCGCCGTGAGCCAGCTCGAGAGCCTGCCGGAGAGCGGCGTGCGCGAGCCCGCCGGCGCGCTGGCGCCGCGCTCGCTGGTGGTCTCGATGGTGGAGGGCTGGCGCGGCGAGATCGCCCACGTCGCGGTGACCGACGAGCACGGGCGGCTCGCGCGCTACAAGGTGAAGGACCCCTCCTTCCACAACTGGCTCGGCCTCGCCATGGCGCTGCGCGGCGGGCAGATCTCCGACTTCCCGCTCTGCAACAAGAGCTTCAACCTGTCGTACGCGGGGCACGACCTGTGA
- a CDS encoding NADH-quinone oxidoreductase subunit K: MASFVDLVFILVVVIDLFLLASSRLGAAIRTVAIQGALLAALPLLLVGEGHHLGHALLLAGGALAIKGAFIPWLMFRAIREASIRREMEPIVGFVPSMVLGGVGVALAFAFSSRLPLPSAGAHAFLVPTALSTVWAGLLLVVTRKKAVSQVLGFLVLENGVYVFGLLLSDVMPVMVEAGVLLDLFAAVFVMGIVMFHINREFSSLDTEKLSALKD, translated from the coding sequence ATGGCCTCCTTCGTCGACCTCGTCTTCATCCTGGTGGTGGTGATCGACCTGTTCCTGCTGGCCTCGAGCCGCCTCGGCGCGGCGATCCGGACGGTCGCCATCCAGGGGGCGCTGCTCGCCGCCCTCCCCCTCCTCCTCGTCGGCGAGGGGCACCACCTCGGCCACGCGCTCCTGCTCGCCGGCGGCGCGCTCGCCATCAAGGGCGCCTTCATCCCCTGGCTCATGTTCCGGGCCATCCGCGAGGCGTCGATCCGCCGCGAGATGGAGCCCATCGTCGGCTTCGTGCCGTCGATGGTGCTCGGCGGCGTCGGCGTCGCGCTCGCCTTCGCCTTCTCGAGCCGGCTGCCGCTCCCCTCCGCCGGCGCCCACGCCTTCCTCGTCCCCACGGCGCTCTCCACGGTCTGGGCCGGGCTCCTCCTCGTGGTCACCCGCAAGAAGGCGGTGAGCCAGGTCCTCGGGTTCCTCGTGCTCGAGAACGGCGTCTACGTCTTCGGCCTGCTCCTCTCCGACGTCATGCCGGTGATGGTCGAGGCGGGCGTCCTGCTCGACCTGTTCGCCGCGGTGTTCGTGATGGGCATCGTCATGTTCCACATCAACCGCGAGTTCTCCTCGCTCGACACCGAGAAGCTCTCGGCGCTGAAGGACTGA
- a CDS encoding proton-conducting transporter membrane subunit, translated as MLFVIVAPLALAVVALAIPSNRRRPVALLAGALVHAAGIAVLFGAPPPARAGAWLAFDPLAKVALLTTTALFVAAAVYAQGYLARRDDRDNRIFVGGLLFLLSAMTTVALSQHLGLSWVAIEATTLASAPLIYFNHNARSLEATWKYLLICSLGIALALLGTFFLALSGAGPGGPRSLLLEDLLAAGPSLSRPWVRAAFVFLLVGYGTKMGLAPLHSWKPDAYGEAPGLLGALLAGGLTNFAFLAIVRVFQVTRAAGDEAFARDALVGLGLLSIGLAAVFVVGQRDFKRMLAYSSVEHMGILALGVGLGGAAAGGAFFHSMNNGLTKGVLFLTAGNIHRAFGAKTTDEVRGAARRLPVSGPLFLAGFLAITGSPPFSPFFSEFAILNGAFGEGRFVVGGLFLALLAVIFVGMATTVLAVVQGDPGDAPPVPNSGDSWLTAAPPFALMALVLLLGLFLPEGLRDLFGAAARLVGGRWE; from the coding sequence ATGCTCTTCGTCATCGTCGCCCCGCTCGCGCTCGCCGTCGTCGCGCTCGCGATCCCCTCGAACCGGCGCCGGCCCGTGGCGCTCCTCGCGGGCGCGCTCGTGCACGCCGCGGGGATCGCCGTCCTGTTCGGCGCGCCGCCGCCCGCGCGCGCCGGCGCCTGGCTCGCGTTCGACCCGTTGGCGAAGGTGGCGCTCCTCACCACCACGGCCCTCTTCGTCGCGGCCGCGGTCTACGCGCAGGGCTACCTGGCGCGGCGCGACGACCGCGACAACCGCATCTTCGTGGGCGGGCTCCTGTTCCTCCTCTCCGCCATGACCACCGTGGCGCTGTCGCAGCACCTCGGGCTGTCCTGGGTGGCCATCGAGGCGACCACGCTCGCGAGCGCGCCGCTCATCTACTTCAACCACAACGCCCGCTCGCTCGAGGCGACCTGGAAGTACCTCCTCATCTGCTCCCTCGGCATCGCCCTCGCGCTCCTCGGCACGTTCTTCCTGGCGTTGTCCGGGGCGGGCCCCGGCGGCCCCCGCTCGCTGCTCCTCGAGGACCTCCTCGCGGCGGGGCCGTCGCTGTCGCGGCCGTGGGTGCGCGCCGCCTTCGTCTTCCTGCTCGTCGGCTACGGCACGAAGATGGGCCTCGCCCCGCTCCACTCCTGGAAGCCCGACGCCTACGGCGAGGCGCCCGGGCTGCTCGGCGCGCTGCTCGCCGGCGGCCTCACCAACTTCGCGTTCCTCGCCATCGTGCGCGTGTTCCAGGTGACCCGCGCCGCCGGCGACGAGGCCTTCGCGCGCGACGCGCTCGTCGGCCTGGGGCTGCTCTCCATCGGCCTCGCCGCGGTGTTCGTGGTCGGCCAGCGCGACTTCAAGCGGATGCTGGCGTACTCGAGCGTCGAGCACATGGGCATCCTCGCGCTCGGCGTCGGCCTCGGCGGCGCCGCGGCGGGCGGCGCGTTCTTCCACTCGATGAACAACGGGCTCACGAAGGGCGTGCTGTTCCTCACCGCCGGCAACATCCACCGCGCGTTCGGCGCGAAGACGACGGACGAGGTCCGCGGCGCGGCGCGGCGGCTCCCGGTGTCCGGCCCGCTCTTCCTGGCGGGGTTCCTGGCCATCACCGGCTCGCCGCCCTTCTCCCCGTTCTTCAGCGAGTTCGCCATCCTGAACGGCGCGTTCGGCGAGGGGCGGTTCGTGGTGGGCGGGCTCTTCCTCGCGCTGCTCGCGGTCATCTTCGTGGGGATGGCGACGACGGTCCTCGCCGTCGTGCAGGGCGATCCGGGGGACGCGCCTCCGGTGCCGAACTCCGGCGACAGCTGGCTCACCGCGGCGCCGCCCTTCGCCCTCATGGCGCTCGTCCTCCTGCTCGGGCTGTTCCTGCCGGAGGGCCTGCGAGACCTGTTCGGCGCCGCGGCCCGCCTCGTCGGCGGCCGCTGGGAGTGA
- a CDS encoding 4Fe-4S binding protein: MIDILKFRLGYGRQTVAFPDGPAKFPARFRGRPVVDPARCADGCADCAERCPTEAILDPGRASMAVDLGRCLFCGECAEACPSGALRFTNDHRLAARDREALVVRGDEPVLAAALDAEMRRVFGRSLKLRQVSAAGCNGCEAELNAAGNIQFDLGRFGIQFVASPRHADGIVVTGPVSENMRLALQKTYEAVPAPRLVIAVGACAISGGVFRESPVSCGGAAAALPGVRVDLYVPGCPPHPITFLDGMLRMLGRLG, translated from the coding sequence GTGATCGACATCCTCAAGTTCAGGCTGGGCTACGGCCGCCAGACGGTCGCCTTCCCCGACGGTCCGGCGAAGTTCCCGGCGCGCTTCCGCGGCCGCCCGGTCGTCGACCCGGCGCGCTGCGCGGACGGCTGCGCCGACTGCGCGGAGCGCTGCCCGACCGAGGCGATCCTCGACCCTGGCCGGGCGTCGATGGCGGTGGACCTCGGACGTTGCCTCTTCTGCGGCGAGTGCGCCGAGGCCTGCCCCTCAGGCGCGCTGCGCTTCACGAACGACCACCGTCTCGCGGCGCGCGACAGGGAGGCGCTCGTGGTGCGCGGCGACGAGCCGGTGCTCGCGGCCGCGCTCGACGCCGAGATGCGACGGGTGTTCGGACGCTCGCTGAAGCTCCGGCAGGTGTCGGCGGCGGGCTGCAACGGCTGCGAGGCGGAGCTGAACGCCGCCGGGAACATCCAGTTCGATCTGGGCCGCTTCGGGATCCAGTTCGTGGCCTCGCCGCGCCACGCCGACGGCATCGTCGTGACCGGCCCCGTCTCGGAGAACATGCGCCTCGCGCTGCAGAAGACGTACGAGGCGGTCCCGGCGCCGCGGCTCGTCATCGCGGTGGGCGCCTGCGCCATCTCGGGCGGCGTGTTCCGGGAGAGTCCGGTCTCGTGCGGGGGCGCGGCGGCGGCGCTCCCTGGAGTCCGGGTGGATCTCTACGTCCCCGGTTGTCCGCCTCACCCCATCACGTTCCTCGATGGGATGCTGCGGATGCTGGGGCGGTTGGGGTGA